A single Dunckerocampus dactyliophorus isolate RoL2022-P2 chromosome 2, RoL_Ddac_1.1, whole genome shotgun sequence DNA region contains:
- the LOC129177354 gene encoding zinc finger protein 521 isoform X7 has product MKTHSSNKPHKCPVCRRGFLSSSSLHGHMQVHERGKEGGSSGLCRVDEWKLKETRKCSRCEEGFDVPEDLQRHIAECHPECSPSEDGGLGATLQCIYCHEPFSDDGALLTHIDQAHSRDRKSHSCAICSEHFLSVEDLYAHMDIHQLPESSNHSNSPSLLTVGYTSVSSTTPDSNLSVDSSTMVETALPVPKTRGRRKRAAQNTSDIGGRSAKQPKISYSCIYCNKQVFSSLAVLQVHLRTMHLDKPEQAHTCQFCLEVLPSLLNLNEHLKQVHNAEGHAALLASLPDALLQCNFCPEILSDLNALQEHIRCSHGFPSPVAKESNAFFCPQCFMGFLTEATLEEHVRQTHCDSGSLRFDSPLAVTPKEPIVEVYSCSYCTNSPIFNSVLKLNKHIKENHKNIPLALNYINNGKKTLHALSPSSPISVEQASMLKQGNSATRSSNEFICNQCGAKYTSLDLFQTHLKTHLDGLQPQLTCPQCNKEFPNQESLLKHVTIHFTITSTYYICESCDKQFTSVDDLQKHLLDMHTFVFFRCTLCQEVFDSKVSTQLHLAVKHSNEKKVYRCTSCNWDFRHETDLQLHVKHSHLENQGRAHRCIFCGESFGTEVELQCHITTHSKKYNCRFCSKAFHAIVLLEKHLREKHCVFEGKAQNCGANGSTVGSADGQPKDEAELHGLLTNSHGTGTTVGSVVESQNSHDGSEEEVDTAEPMYGCDICGASYTMESLLTNHQLRDHNIRPGESAMMKRKAEMIKGNHKCNVCSRTFFSEAGLREHMQTHLGPVKHYMCPICGERFPSLLTLTEHKVTHSKSLDTGSCRICKMPLQSEEDFLEHCQMHPDLRNSLTGFRCVVCMQTVTSTLELKIHGTFHMQKTGTMTSNQPMGRSNTICQNQQQHHAQKPFKCASCLKDFRSKQDLVKLDINGLPYGLCASCVANAGSKSSSPTMNGGRQQQQGGAATPAPNTAQWIQGECLSPGEGKGKMVSSSSSSSSTSSTSAAKTRCSTCNVKFESEAELHNHVQAVHRDQGGDSNSGQLKTPQMSPMPRSSPSQTEEKKTYQCIKCQMVFYSEWDIQVHVANHMLGSQVSGSHHQLEEGLNHECKLCSQSFDSPAKLQCHLIEHSFEGMGGTFKCPVCFTVFVQANKLQQHIFSAHGQEDKIYDCSQCPQKFFFQTELQNHTLTQHSS; this is encoded by the exons ATGAAAACCCACTCCTCCAACAAACCCCACAAGTGCCCCGTGTGCCGCCGAGGCTTCCTCTCTTCAAGCTCGCTGCACGGCCACATGCAAGTGCACGAAAGGGGCAAAGAGGGTGGCAGCTCAGGCCTCTGTAGAGTCGATGAATGGAAGCTGAAAGAAACCCGCAAATGCAGCCGTTGTGAGGAAGGCTTCGACGTCCCAGAAGATCTCCAGAGGCACATTGCCGAGTGCCACCCTGAGTGCTCCCCATCAGAAGATGGGGGGCTGGGTGCCACACTTCAGTGCATCTACTGCCATGAGCCCTTCAGCGATGACGGAGCCCTGCTGACCCACATCGACCAGGCCCACAGCCGGGACCGCAAGAGTCACTCGTGTGCGATCTGCTCTGAGCACTTTTTGTCTGTTGAAGACCTCTATGCTCACATGGACATCCACCAACTCCCTGAGTCCAGTAACCATAGTAACAGCCCTTCTTTGCTGACCGTGGGCTATACCTCTGTCTCTAGCACCACTCCTGACTCTAACCTCTCTGTCGACAGCTCCACAATGGTGGAAACAGCACTGCCTGTCCCCAAGACGAGAGGCAGGAGGAAGAGGGCTGCCCAGAACACATCAGACATAGGAGGTCGCTCTGCTAAACAGCCTAAAATTTCCTACAgttgcatttactgcaacaagCAAGTGTTTTCCAGTTTGGCTGTGCTTCAAGTCCACCTACGGACCATGCATCTGGACAAGCCAGAGCAGGCTCACACGTGCCAGTTTTGCTTGGAGGTCCTGCCCTCGTTATTAAATCTGAATGAACATCTAAAGCAGGTCCACAATGCTGAAGGCCATGCAGCCCTGTTAGCCAGCTTGCCCGATGCCCTCCTTCAGTGCAACTTCTGTCCAGAGATCCTGAGTGATCTCAACGCCCTGCAGGAGCATATCCGCTGTTCCCACGGCTTCCCAAGCCCGGTGGCCAAGGAGAGCAACGCCTTTTTTTGCCCGCAGTGCTTCATGGGTTTCTTGACAGAGGCAACCTTGGAAGAGCATGTTCGTCAGACCCACTGTGACAGTGGTAGCCTGCGTTTCGACTCCCCTCTGGCTGTTACTCCCAAGGAGCCTATCGTAGAGGTGTACTCCTGCTCTTACTGCACCAATTCACCCATATTCAACAGTGTTCTGAAGCTCAACAAGCACATCAAGGAGAATCACAAGAACATTCCGCTGGCACTCAACTACATCAATAATGGAAAGAAGACGTTGCACGCTCTCAGCCCCTCGTCTCCAATATCGGTGGAACAAGCGTCCATGCTAAAGCAAGGCAACTCAGCCACACGCTCCTCCAATGAATTCATATGTAACCAGTGCGGAGCCAAATACACCAGCTTAGATCTTTTCCAGACTCACCTGAAGACTCACCTGGATGGCCTGCAGCCACAACTTACCTGCCCGCAGTGCAACAAAGAGTTCCCAAACCAGGAGTCCCTGCTGAAGCATGTCACCATTCACTTCACCATCACCTCCACGTATTACATCTGTGAGAGCTGTGACAAGCAGTTCACTTCTGTGGATGACCTGCAGAAGCACCTGCTGGACATGCACACCTTTGTGTTCTTTCGCTGCACTCTCTGTCAGGAGGTATTTGACTCTAAGGTGTCCACCCAGCTTCATTTGGCTGTGAAGCACAGCAACGAGAAGAAAGTGTATCGCTGCACCTCCTGCAATTGGGACTTCAGGCACGAGACGGACCTGCAATTACACGTCAAACACAGCCACCTGGAGAACCAAGGCCGGGCCCATCGTTGCATCTTTTGCGGGGAGTCCTTTGGGACGGAGGTGGAGCTGCAGTGTCACATCACCACCCATAGCAAGAAGTATAACTGCCGCTTCTGCAGCAAGGCCTTCCATGCTATTGTGCTTTTGGAGAAGCATCTGAGGGAGAAACACTGCGTGTTTGAGGGAAAGGCACAGAACTGTGGCGCTAATGGATCCACCGTGGGCAGTGCAGACGGCCAGCCGAAAGATGAGGCCGAGTTGCATGGTCTCCTTACAAACAGCCATGGCACAGGGACCACAGTTGGATCTGTTGTGGAGTCCCAGAATAGCCATGACGGAAGTGAGGAGGAGGTGGACACTGCAGAGCCCATGTATGGATGTGACATTTGTGGAGCATCTTACACGATGGAGTCTCTCCTCACAAACCACCAGCTGAGGGACCACAACATTCGCCCCGGTGAGAGTGCCATGATGAAAAGGAAAGCCGAAATGATTAAAGGAAACCACAAGTGCAATGTATGCTCTCGCACCTTCTTCTCTGAGGCCGGTTTAAGGGAGCATATGCAGACCCACCTTGGGCCCGTCAAGCACTACATGTGTCCCATCTGTGGAGAGCGTTTCCCATCTTTGCTCACACTGACCGAACACAAGGTTACCCATAGCAAAAGTCTTGATACCGGCAGCTGCCGCATTTGTAAGATGCCTCTGCAGAGTGAGGAAGACTTCCTGGAGCATTGTCAGATGCACCCTGACCTGAGGAACTCCCTGACAGGCTTCCGGTGCGTGGTGTGCATGCAGACAGTGACCTCCACGTTGGAGCTCAAGATCCACGGTACCTTTCATATGCAAAAAACGGGCACCATGACCTCGAACCAACCCATGGGCCGCAGCAACACCATCTGTCAGAACCAGCAACAACATCATGCCCAAAAACCTTTCAAGTGCGCCTCCTGCTTGAAAGATTTCCGCTCCAAGCAGGACCTGGTGAAACTGGACATCAACGGCCTGCCGTATGGACTTTGTGCATCTTGTGTGGCCAACGCTGGCTCCAAGAGCTCTAGCCCGACAATGAATGGAGGgagacagcagcagcagggcgGTGCCGCCACTCCAGCACCGAACACTGCTCAATGGATCCAAGGAGAATGTCTCAGCCCTGGAGAGGGCAAAGGCAAAATGGTCTCCTCTTCGTCATCGTCGTCCTCGACATCCTCAACATCGGCCGCAAAGACACGTTGTTCGACCTGCAACGTCAAATTCGAGTCAGAGGCGGAGTTGCACAACCATGTCCAGGCAGTGCACCGCGACCAAGGAGGGGACAGTAACAGTGGACAGCTCAAAACCCCACAGATGTCCCCCATGCCTAGATCAAGTCCATCCCAAACTGAAGAG aAGAAGACCTACCAGTGTATCAAATGTCAAATGGTCTTCTACAGTGAATGGGACATCCAAGTTCATGTGGCCAACCATATGCTGG GCTCACAAGTATCTGGATCACATCACCAACTAG
- the LOC129177354 gene encoding zinc finger protein 521 isoform X2, translating into MKTHSSNKPHKCPVCRRGFLSSSSLHGHMQVHERGKEGGSSGLCRVDEWKLKETRKCSRCEEGFDVPEDLQRHIAECHPECSPSEDGGLGATLQCIYCHEPFSDDGALLTHIDQAHSRDRKSHSCAICSEHFLSVEDLYAHMDIHQLPESSNHSNSPSLLTVGYTSVSSTTPDSNLSVDSSTMVETALPVPKTRGRRKRAAQNTSDIGGRSAKQPKISYSCIYCNKQVFSSLAVLQVHLRTMHLDKPEQAHTCQFCLEVLPSLLNLNEHLKQVHNAEGHAALLASLPDALLQCNFCPEILSDLNALQEHIRCSHGFPSPVAKESNAFFCPQCFMGFLTEATLEEHVRQTHCDSGSLRFDSPLAVTPKEPIVEVYSCSYCTNSPIFNSVLKLNKHIKENHKNIPLALNYINNGKKTLHALSPSSPISVEQASMLKQGNSATRSSNEFICNQCGAKYTSLDLFQTHLKTHLDGLQPQLTCPQCNKEFPNQESLLKHVTIHFTITSTYYICESCDKQFTSVDDLQKHLLDMHTFVFFRCTLCQEVFDSKVSTQLHLAVKHSNEKKVYRCTSCNWDFRHETDLQLHVKHSHLENQGRAHRCIFCGESFGTEVELQCHITTHSKKYNCRFCSKAFHAIVLLEKHLREKHCVFEGKAQNCGANGSTVGSADGQPKDEAELHGLLTNSHGTGTTVGSVVESQNSHDGSEEEVDTAEPMYGCDICGASYTMESLLTNHQLRDHNIRPGESAMMKRKAEMIKGNHKCNVCSRTFFSEAGLREHMQTHLGPVKHYMCPICGERFPSLLTLTEHKVTHSKSLDTGSCRICKMPLQSEEDFLEHCQMHPDLRNSLTGFRCVVCMQTVTSTLELKIHGTFHMQKTGTMTSNQPMGRSNTICQNQQQHHAQKPFKCASCLKDFRSKQDLVKLDINGLPYGLCASCVANAGSKSSSPTMNGGRQQQQGGAATPAPNTAQWIQGECLSPGEGKGKMVSSSSSSSSTSSTSAAKTRCSTCNVKFESEAELHNHVQAVHRDQGGDSNSGQLKTPQMSPMPRSSPSQTEEKKTYQCIKCQMVFYSEWDIQVHVANHMLGSQVSGSHHQLEEGLNHECKLCSQSFDSPAKLQCHLIEHSFEGMGGTFKCPVCFTDPSMSGGKIVGTAWGRSTLR; encoded by the exons ATGAAAACCCACTCCTCCAACAAACCCCACAAGTGCCCCGTGTGCCGCCGAGGCTTCCTCTCTTCAAGCTCGCTGCACGGCCACATGCAAGTGCACGAAAGGGGCAAAGAGGGTGGCAGCTCAGGCCTCTGTAGAGTCGATGAATGGAAGCTGAAAGAAACCCGCAAATGCAGCCGTTGTGAGGAAGGCTTCGACGTCCCAGAAGATCTCCAGAGGCACATTGCCGAGTGCCACCCTGAGTGCTCCCCATCAGAAGATGGGGGGCTGGGTGCCACACTTCAGTGCATCTACTGCCATGAGCCCTTCAGCGATGACGGAGCCCTGCTGACCCACATCGACCAGGCCCACAGCCGGGACCGCAAGAGTCACTCGTGTGCGATCTGCTCTGAGCACTTTTTGTCTGTTGAAGACCTCTATGCTCACATGGACATCCACCAACTCCCTGAGTCCAGTAACCATAGTAACAGCCCTTCTTTGCTGACCGTGGGCTATACCTCTGTCTCTAGCACCACTCCTGACTCTAACCTCTCTGTCGACAGCTCCACAATGGTGGAAACAGCACTGCCTGTCCCCAAGACGAGAGGCAGGAGGAAGAGGGCTGCCCAGAACACATCAGACATAGGAGGTCGCTCTGCTAAACAGCCTAAAATTTCCTACAgttgcatttactgcaacaagCAAGTGTTTTCCAGTTTGGCTGTGCTTCAAGTCCACCTACGGACCATGCATCTGGACAAGCCAGAGCAGGCTCACACGTGCCAGTTTTGCTTGGAGGTCCTGCCCTCGTTATTAAATCTGAATGAACATCTAAAGCAGGTCCACAATGCTGAAGGCCATGCAGCCCTGTTAGCCAGCTTGCCCGATGCCCTCCTTCAGTGCAACTTCTGTCCAGAGATCCTGAGTGATCTCAACGCCCTGCAGGAGCATATCCGCTGTTCCCACGGCTTCCCAAGCCCGGTGGCCAAGGAGAGCAACGCCTTTTTTTGCCCGCAGTGCTTCATGGGTTTCTTGACAGAGGCAACCTTGGAAGAGCATGTTCGTCAGACCCACTGTGACAGTGGTAGCCTGCGTTTCGACTCCCCTCTGGCTGTTACTCCCAAGGAGCCTATCGTAGAGGTGTACTCCTGCTCTTACTGCACCAATTCACCCATATTCAACAGTGTTCTGAAGCTCAACAAGCACATCAAGGAGAATCACAAGAACATTCCGCTGGCACTCAACTACATCAATAATGGAAAGAAGACGTTGCACGCTCTCAGCCCCTCGTCTCCAATATCGGTGGAACAAGCGTCCATGCTAAAGCAAGGCAACTCAGCCACACGCTCCTCCAATGAATTCATATGTAACCAGTGCGGAGCCAAATACACCAGCTTAGATCTTTTCCAGACTCACCTGAAGACTCACCTGGATGGCCTGCAGCCACAACTTACCTGCCCGCAGTGCAACAAAGAGTTCCCAAACCAGGAGTCCCTGCTGAAGCATGTCACCATTCACTTCACCATCACCTCCACGTATTACATCTGTGAGAGCTGTGACAAGCAGTTCACTTCTGTGGATGACCTGCAGAAGCACCTGCTGGACATGCACACCTTTGTGTTCTTTCGCTGCACTCTCTGTCAGGAGGTATTTGACTCTAAGGTGTCCACCCAGCTTCATTTGGCTGTGAAGCACAGCAACGAGAAGAAAGTGTATCGCTGCACCTCCTGCAATTGGGACTTCAGGCACGAGACGGACCTGCAATTACACGTCAAACACAGCCACCTGGAGAACCAAGGCCGGGCCCATCGTTGCATCTTTTGCGGGGAGTCCTTTGGGACGGAGGTGGAGCTGCAGTGTCACATCACCACCCATAGCAAGAAGTATAACTGCCGCTTCTGCAGCAAGGCCTTCCATGCTATTGTGCTTTTGGAGAAGCATCTGAGGGAGAAACACTGCGTGTTTGAGGGAAAGGCACAGAACTGTGGCGCTAATGGATCCACCGTGGGCAGTGCAGACGGCCAGCCGAAAGATGAGGCCGAGTTGCATGGTCTCCTTACAAACAGCCATGGCACAGGGACCACAGTTGGATCTGTTGTGGAGTCCCAGAATAGCCATGACGGAAGTGAGGAGGAGGTGGACACTGCAGAGCCCATGTATGGATGTGACATTTGTGGAGCATCTTACACGATGGAGTCTCTCCTCACAAACCACCAGCTGAGGGACCACAACATTCGCCCCGGTGAGAGTGCCATGATGAAAAGGAAAGCCGAAATGATTAAAGGAAACCACAAGTGCAATGTATGCTCTCGCACCTTCTTCTCTGAGGCCGGTTTAAGGGAGCATATGCAGACCCACCTTGGGCCCGTCAAGCACTACATGTGTCCCATCTGTGGAGAGCGTTTCCCATCTTTGCTCACACTGACCGAACACAAGGTTACCCATAGCAAAAGTCTTGATACCGGCAGCTGCCGCATTTGTAAGATGCCTCTGCAGAGTGAGGAAGACTTCCTGGAGCATTGTCAGATGCACCCTGACCTGAGGAACTCCCTGACAGGCTTCCGGTGCGTGGTGTGCATGCAGACAGTGACCTCCACGTTGGAGCTCAAGATCCACGGTACCTTTCATATGCAAAAAACGGGCACCATGACCTCGAACCAACCCATGGGCCGCAGCAACACCATCTGTCAGAACCAGCAACAACATCATGCCCAAAAACCTTTCAAGTGCGCCTCCTGCTTGAAAGATTTCCGCTCCAAGCAGGACCTGGTGAAACTGGACATCAACGGCCTGCCGTATGGACTTTGTGCATCTTGTGTGGCCAACGCTGGCTCCAAGAGCTCTAGCCCGACAATGAATGGAGGgagacagcagcagcagggcgGTGCCGCCACTCCAGCACCGAACACTGCTCAATGGATCCAAGGAGAATGTCTCAGCCCTGGAGAGGGCAAAGGCAAAATGGTCTCCTCTTCGTCATCGTCGTCCTCGACATCCTCAACATCGGCCGCAAAGACACGTTGTTCGACCTGCAACGTCAAATTCGAGTCAGAGGCGGAGTTGCACAACCATGTCCAGGCAGTGCACCGCGACCAAGGAGGGGACAGTAACAGTGGACAGCTCAAAACCCCACAGATGTCCCCCATGCCTAGATCAAGTCCATCCCAAACTGAAGAG aAGAAGACCTACCAGTGTATCAAATGTCAAATGGTCTTCTACAGTGAATGGGACATCCAAGTTCATGTGGCCAACCATATGCTGG GCTCACAAGTATCTGGATCACATCACCAACTAG